In the genome of Paenibacillus sp. FSL R5-0766, one region contains:
- a CDS encoding benzoate/H(+) symporter BenE family transporter produces MKTASPSLRGRDLISPLIAALISVIVNYGGTFILVFQAAKVAGLSPEMTASWIWSISIGVGVTGIWLSYRYKEPIITAWSTPGVAFLVSALAVTPYPEAIGAYMISAVGFIILGLSGMFERFVRLIPPGIASGLLAGILLQFGISAFGGAKVDPLLVIVLFAGYIVLRRFTSRYAIVGILAIGLIYLICMGKTDFSTIQLAVASPVFVVPAFSLNALLGVALPLIIITLTGQYMPGMLVLRNDGFKTSANPILAVTGLGSLLAAPFGSHAFNVAAITAAICTGKDAHEDSTKRYIAGIACGVFYIFVGIFGVTLAALFLILPATFIATLAGLALLGTIGGSLANALTDPKGRETALITFLATAANVTLLGVGGAFWGLFAGMMAHLLMNSKFPKKQLGTNK; encoded by the coding sequence ATGAAGACAGCATCCCCTTCGTTACGTGGCCGCGATTTGATATCGCCGCTTATAGCCGCTTTAATATCCGTAATTGTTAATTACGGGGGTACGTTTATTCTTGTTTTTCAAGCTGCAAAAGTCGCTGGTTTAAGCCCGGAAATGACCGCTTCCTGGATTTGGTCCATCTCGATTGGGGTAGGAGTAACAGGAATTTGGCTCAGTTATCGATATAAGGAACCGATTATTACAGCCTGGTCTACACCGGGTGTGGCGTTTCTCGTTTCAGCATTAGCGGTAACCCCTTATCCAGAAGCTATTGGCGCTTACATGATTTCAGCAGTCGGATTTATTATTTTAGGTTTGTCAGGCATGTTTGAACGTTTCGTTCGACTTATTCCCCCAGGCATCGCCTCCGGATTGTTAGCCGGTATTTTGCTACAGTTTGGTATTTCGGCCTTTGGCGGGGCGAAGGTAGATCCTTTGCTTGTGATTGTACTGTTTGCAGGCTATATCGTGCTAAGAAGGTTTACTTCCCGTTACGCCATTGTTGGCATATTGGCAATTGGTTTGATTTATTTGATATGCATGGGGAAAACAGACTTCAGTACGATCCAATTGGCTGTAGCATCGCCTGTATTTGTTGTTCCAGCATTTTCGTTAAATGCTTTACTTGGCGTAGCGCTACCACTGATCATTATTACCTTGACAGGGCAGTATATGCCCGGAATGCTTGTTCTGCGTAATGATGGATTCAAGACAAGTGCCAATCCTATTTTAGCTGTAACAGGTTTGGGTTCGCTTCTTGCAGCCCCATTCGGATCACATGCTTTTAATGTGGCAGCTATTACAGCAGCGATTTGTACAGGAAAGGATGCACATGAGGATTCAACCAAACGTTATATTGCAGGTATTGCTTGTGGTGTTTTTTATATTTTTGTCGGCATTTTTGGCGTAACATTGGCTGCCCTGTTTTTGATTCTTCCTGCTACCTTTATTGCAACATTAGCGGGATTAGCCTTACTTGGAACGATCGGTGGCAGTCTTGCCAATGCATTAACGGACCCTAAGGGACGTGAAACTGCATTGATTACGTTTTTGGCGACAGCAGCGAATGTGACTTTGCTTGGTGTGGGTGGTGCATTTTGGGGACTGTTTGCAGGAATGATGGCACATCTACTGATGAATAGTAAATTTCCCAAAAAACAACTTGGAACGAATAAATAA
- the rbsB gene encoding ribose ABC transporter substrate-binding protein RbsB yields the protein MKKWTVTLISMLMIIVLAGCSLEPPEWAKPNPNKSNGQKKIGLSISTLNNPFFVSLKDGVMAEAKKQGIQVIVVDAQNDSAKQTNDVDDLIQQGVSALLINPADSAAISTAVQSANSVGIPVITLDRSADKGEVAALVASDNVKGGRMAAEYFVEQLGEGAKVIELEGVPGASATRERGKGFHEVADKQLDVVSKQSADFDRSKGLNVMENLLQGNPDVQAVFAHNDEMALGAIEAIQSSGKDIPVIGFDGNDDAIKSIQDGKLTATVAQQPILIGQLALQAALDVLSGKQVESSIPAELKLVTKENVNE from the coding sequence ATGAAAAAGTGGACTGTAACACTCATAAGTATGCTGATGATCATCGTTCTGGCCGGGTGCTCTCTGGAGCCACCAGAATGGGCTAAACCAAACCCTAACAAAAGTAACGGACAGAAGAAAATAGGTTTGTCGATATCTACACTGAACAATCCATTCTTTGTATCACTAAAGGACGGGGTCATGGCTGAAGCCAAAAAACAGGGAATACAGGTCATCGTGGTGGATGCACAGAACGATTCGGCCAAACAAACCAATGATGTGGATGATCTCATTCAGCAAGGCGTTAGTGCACTGCTAATTAACCCTGCGGACTCTGCAGCGATCTCCACAGCGGTTCAATCCGCTAATAGTGTGGGCATTCCTGTAATTACGCTGGATCGCTCCGCCGATAAAGGCGAAGTGGCGGCACTAGTGGCATCGGATAACGTTAAAGGTGGACGCATGGCAGCTGAATACTTTGTTGAACAACTGGGTGAGGGAGCAAAAGTCATTGAACTTGAGGGTGTGCCTGGCGCTTCCGCAACAAGAGAACGGGGTAAAGGTTTCCACGAAGTGGCTGACAAGCAACTTGATGTGGTTTCCAAACAGTCTGCTGATTTCGATCGGTCCAAAGGATTAAATGTCATGGAGAACTTGCTACAGGGTAATCCTGACGTGCAAGCGGTATTTGCCCATAATGACGAGATGGCACTTGGTGCAATTGAAGCGATTCAAAGCTCAGGTAAAGACATTCCGGTCATCGGATTCGATGGTAATGATGATGCAATCAAATCCATTCAGGATGGGAAATTGACGGCAACAGTCGCTCAGCAGCCTATACTGATTGGCCAACTGGCGCTGCAAGCAGCTCTGGATGTGCTCAGTGGCAAGCAGGTGGAGTCATCGATTCCCGCTGAATTGAAGCTGGTAACCAAGGAAAATGTGAATGAGTAA
- a CDS encoding PLP-dependent aminotransferase family protein, whose amino-acid sequence MLKVNRNDQRPIWQQLLDQAIHNITTGKWQPGELLLPSRELAQLIGVSRSTIQIVYEELFSRGYTITSRRAGTRVSDWTYAPRSSEDVTMQGPIPPELPTLNESIGHLHSWFGNRDNRKIEIDFNPHEPYLDESFTKAWRQSFLQASTEPNLDIWAYGDARGLLALREQIQRYLSLERGIHIDVDQILLTSGAQHSIDLIAQALLSEGDRVSVEDPGFPAAWMAMKYRRMQVDPVPVDEYGLCVDHIHPQTKLVFVTPSHQCAVGVIMSEPRRQQLMHLAAHHRYWIVEDDYDSEFRYRGDPLPTIFSQQPQNTLYMMSFSKMVAPGIRLSAIIGPKIAIERLTQVHELTYRHLPIMEQLTLTHFIERGHFMRHMRRVRNIYRRRHEVMTKAIVASGLGSRFTLSGVETGLHMLLESETSFDEEALTNAALDQGLRVYPLSRYCLESHRKGWILGFAKVDEEQIEEGIHRLAKIVL is encoded by the coding sequence ATGCTAAAAGTTAATCGGAATGACCAACGCCCGATCTGGCAGCAACTTTTGGATCAAGCGATTCATAATATCACAACCGGGAAATGGCAACCAGGAGAATTGCTACTCCCCTCACGCGAACTTGCTCAATTAATTGGTGTTTCACGCTCAACCATACAGATTGTGTACGAGGAATTATTCAGTCGAGGGTATACGATAACCTCCCGACGAGCCGGGACAAGAGTTAGTGATTGGACATATGCACCTCGTTCATCAGAAGACGTCACGATGCAAGGGCCTATTCCGCCCGAATTGCCTACACTAAACGAATCGATTGGTCATCTGCATAGTTGGTTTGGCAATAGAGACAATCGCAAAATAGAAATTGATTTTAATCCCCACGAGCCTTATCTGGATGAAAGTTTCACAAAAGCCTGGAGGCAATCCTTTTTACAAGCTTCCACTGAACCCAATCTGGATATATGGGCTTATGGTGATGCCAGAGGGTTACTGGCGTTAAGAGAGCAGATTCAACGTTATTTGTCACTTGAACGAGGCATTCATATCGATGTTGATCAAATCTTGTTAACCTCAGGTGCACAACATAGCATTGATTTAATTGCCCAGGCACTTTTAAGTGAGGGAGACAGAGTTTCCGTAGAAGATCCCGGCTTCCCTGCTGCTTGGATGGCGATGAAATACCGCCGGATGCAAGTCGATCCCGTTCCGGTTGATGAGTATGGATTATGTGTAGATCATATTCACCCACAGACAAAACTTGTATTTGTCACACCTTCTCATCAATGCGCCGTTGGTGTTATTATGTCGGAGCCACGCAGGCAACAATTGATGCACTTGGCAGCTCATCATCGATATTGGATTGTTGAGGATGATTACGATAGCGAATTTAGGTACCGTGGAGATCCGCTTCCAACTATATTCAGTCAGCAACCTCAGAATACGCTTTATATGATGAGTTTTTCCAAAATGGTTGCACCTGGTATTCGTCTATCGGCTATCATCGGCCCCAAAATAGCCATCGAGCGCCTTACCCAAGTTCATGAATTAACCTATCGTCATCTGCCGATTATGGAACAATTAACGCTAACTCATTTTATTGAGCGTGGTCATTTTATGCGCCATATGAGAAGAGTTCGGAACATATATCGACGCAGACACGAAGTCATGACCAAAGCCATTGTTGCTTCTGGGCTAGGCTCACGATTTACATTAAGTGGTGTGGAAACGGGATTACATATGCTTCTAGAATCTGAAACGTCATTTGACGAAGAAGCGCTGACGAATGCTGCCCTTGATCAAGGTCTACGCGTGTATCCGCTTAGTAGATATTGCTTGGAGAGTCATCGAAAAGGATGGATATTAGGTTTTGCGAAAGTGGATGAGGAGCAGATTGAGGAAGGAATACATCGGCTTGCAAAGATTGTATTATGA
- a CDS encoding YggS family pyridoxal phosphate-dependent enzyme, whose translation MKHLVEENLQAVRQQMALACQASGRNIEDIKLLLATKTVPLEKLQIAIQAGEVLFGENKAQELRDKFPLMEQSKQVEWHFIGHLQTNKVKDVVKYVTLIHSVDRLKLGQALHNQLLKENKTLDILVQINTSYEESKFGASPETAVELVEQLSQFETLNVKGLMTIGKLNATNEETRHCFRLLNQIRTQIKEKNIPRVEMDILSMGMSGDFQVAIEEGATMIRVGTSVFGQRYLPDEYYWNENTRIDD comes from the coding sequence ATGAAACATCTAGTAGAAGAAAATCTTCAAGCTGTAAGACAGCAAATGGCATTGGCCTGCCAGGCTTCAGGTCGCAACATCGAGGACATCAAGTTGTTGCTCGCGACCAAAACGGTACCGCTTGAGAAATTACAAATAGCTATTCAAGCAGGTGAGGTCCTGTTTGGAGAAAACAAAGCTCAAGAACTCCGAGACAAATTCCCACTCATGGAACAAAGCAAACAGGTGGAATGGCATTTTATCGGACATCTGCAAACAAATAAAGTAAAGGACGTTGTTAAATATGTTACTCTCATCCATTCCGTAGATCGTCTGAAACTGGGTCAAGCGTTACATAACCAGCTTCTCAAAGAGAATAAGACCTTAGATATTCTTGTGCAAATTAATACGTCCTACGAAGAAAGTAAATTTGGTGCCTCTCCAGAAACAGCCGTTGAGCTTGTAGAACAGTTGTCTCAATTCGAGACATTAAATGTGAAAGGTTTAATGACCATTGGAAAACTGAATGCGACAAACGAAGAAACACGACATTGTTTTCGATTGTTAAACCAGATCCGTACACAGATTAAAGAGAAAAATATTCCACGCGTAGAAATGGATATTTTATCGATGGGTATGTCTGGTGACTTCCAGGTCGCCATTGAAGAAGGAGCTACAATGATACGTGTAGGGACAAGTGTATTTGGTCAACGCTACTTACCGGATGAGTATTACTGGAATGAAAACACACGCATCGATGATTAA
- a CDS encoding SDR family oxidoreductase, with the protein MKILVLGATGRVGSHFVSNALRSNHHVTALVRSPEKVQINDDNFILHQGNALVKEDIHHAIQGVDLIVSSLSTDGTTTLSQSMGHIVEAMAQERIKRIITIGTAGILESRTDPGLLRFQSPESKRKSTRAAEEHLEMYNILKASELEWTIVCPTYLFDGESLGKYRVERDYLPDGGTSISVIDTAEFAYQQLMSDEYVQSRVGIAY; encoded by the coding sequence ATGAAAATTTTAGTGTTAGGAGCCACCGGACGGGTTGGAAGTCATTTCGTCTCTAATGCCCTACGTTCCAATCATCATGTAACTGCACTGGTTAGAAGCCCGGAAAAGGTACAAATCAACGATGACAATTTCATTCTGCATCAAGGAAACGCTCTAGTCAAAGAGGATATTCATCACGCCATACAGGGTGTGGATCTCATTGTTAGTTCCTTAAGTACCGATGGAACGACTACATTATCGCAATCCATGGGACATATTGTTGAGGCTATGGCTCAGGAGCGTATCAAAAGAATCATTACCATTGGTACCGCAGGAATATTGGAAAGTCGAACGGATCCTGGCTTGCTTCGTTTTCAATCCCCTGAGTCCAAACGTAAGTCCACGCGAGCAGCTGAAGAGCATCTGGAGATGTACAACATTCTGAAGGCTTCAGAGTTAGAATGGACCATCGTGTGTCCTACCTACTTATTTGATGGAGAATCTCTCGGTAAGTACCGGGTTGAGCGCGACTATTTGCCTGACGGTGGAACTTCTATATCTGTAATCGATACTGCGGAGTTTGCTTATCAGCAATTAATGTCTGATGAGTATGTACAGTCTCGTGTAGGTATAGCCTACTAG
- the glyA gene encoding serine hydroxymethyltransferase — protein MKHLEKQDKVIGMAVQQELGRQRDTIELIASENFVSQAVVEATGSVLTNKYAEGYPGRRYYGGCEHVDTVEEIANSRLKALFGAEHANVQPHSGSQANMAVYFASVEIGDTILGMNLSQGGHLTHGSLVNFSGRFYNFVSYGVDAQTGRIDFDEVRKLAHKYRPRMIVAGGSAYPRTIEFELFAQIAAEVGALFFVDMAHIAGIVAAGLHPNPVPHAHFVSTTTHKTLRGPRGGAILCRDSWAKAIDKDVFPGTQGGPFMHVIAGKAVALGEALKSDFTTYIEGVLDNANVLAETLMNEGLTLVSGGTDNHIVLVDLRTMGLTGKEAEALLDEVGITANKNAIPHDTASPLITSGIRFGTPAMTSRGLGAREMKEIAQLIGLAFKNPKNSDVKNQILGSVREITSQFPLYEGLK, from the coding sequence ATGAAACATTTGGAGAAGCAAGATAAAGTAATAGGAATGGCTGTCCAGCAAGAGCTTGGAAGGCAGCGGGATACGATAGAACTGATTGCATCAGAGAATTTTGTAAGTCAAGCTGTGGTGGAAGCAACAGGTTCGGTATTGACCAATAAATATGCGGAGGGGTATCCGGGCAGAAGATATTATGGCGGGTGTGAGCATGTCGATACAGTCGAAGAGATAGCAAATAGCCGCCTTAAAGCCCTTTTTGGCGCTGAACATGCGAATGTGCAGCCTCACTCCGGCTCTCAGGCCAACATGGCAGTATATTTTGCCTCGGTTGAGATTGGTGACACAATACTTGGCATGAATCTATCCCAAGGAGGTCATCTAACACACGGAAGCCTTGTTAATTTTTCTGGGAGATTTTATAATTTCGTTTCATATGGTGTCGATGCACAAACAGGCCGCATTGACTTTGACGAAGTACGTAAACTTGCTCATAAGTATCGTCCACGCATGATCGTTGCAGGTGGAAGTGCATACCCACGGACCATTGAGTTTGAATTATTCGCCCAGATTGCCGCCGAAGTGGGAGCTCTTTTCTTTGTAGATATGGCGCATATAGCAGGAATTGTTGCGGCAGGTTTGCATCCTAACCCGGTACCACATGCCCATTTTGTTTCAACTACCACACACAAGACCTTACGAGGACCACGAGGGGGAGCCATTTTGTGCCGGGACTCCTGGGCAAAGGCGATCGACAAAGATGTATTCCCGGGAACCCAGGGTGGGCCATTCATGCACGTTATCGCGGGGAAAGCGGTGGCATTAGGCGAGGCATTGAAATCCGATTTCACAACATATATTGAAGGTGTTCTGGATAACGCCAACGTATTGGCAGAAACTTTAATGAATGAAGGGCTCACCCTTGTATCGGGGGGAACAGATAATCATATCGTGTTGGTTGACTTACGAACTATGGGCCTTACAGGCAAAGAAGCCGAAGCTTTACTGGATGAAGTAGGGATTACGGCGAATAAAAATGCAATCCCTCACGATACAGCAAGCCCGTTGATCACGAGCGGTATTCGTTTTGGAACGCCGGCTATGACGTCCAGAGGACTGGGAGCCAGGGAAATGAAAGAAATTGCTCAGCTGATAGGGCTTGCTTTTAAAAATCCAAAGAACTCGGATGTAAAAAATCAAATATTAGGTAGTGTCCGCGAAATTACTTCGCAATTCCCTTTATATGAAGGGCTTAAATAG
- a CDS encoding sugar ABC transporter ATP-binding protein, with the protein MHIQMQDIHKAFGTNQVLSGVDFELKDGEVHALMGENGAGKSTLMNILIGLHQRDQGTITIDGEENYFASPKEAEKLGITFIHQELNVWPEMTVLDNLFIGKELTSSIGLLNTRQMKALAKEQFAKLSVDIPMERPAGECSVGQQQMIEIAKALMTDAKVIIMDEPTAALTEREIQKLFGVISSLKKEGVSIVYISHRMEEIFTICDRITIMRDGRTVDTQAIPQTSFDEVVRKMVGRELTERYPVRNPSYGEVVLEVRNASSKGLFENINFTVRAGEILGFSGLMGSGRTEIMRTIFGLDTLDSGEIFIRGKKANIRKPADAVKHGIGFITEDRKDEGLVLDFSIRENMALPNLFSFSSKGFISASKEQDFVDTLIKRLQIKTQSSETAARNLSGGNQQKVVIAKWVGIGPSVLILDEPTRGVDVGAKREIYELMNELTDRGVAIIMVSSELPEVLGMSDRIAVVHEGHISGEVAREVATQEHIMTLATGGQ; encoded by the coding sequence ATGCACATTCAGATGCAAGACATTCATAAAGCGTTTGGAACGAACCAGGTGCTGAGCGGAGTGGATTTTGAACTAAAGGATGGTGAAGTTCATGCCCTAATGGGGGAGAATGGAGCCGGCAAATCCACACTGATGAACATTCTGATTGGTCTTCATCAGCGTGATCAGGGAACCATCACCATAGACGGAGAAGAAAACTATTTTGCAAGTCCAAAGGAAGCCGAGAAACTGGGTATCACTTTCATACATCAGGAGCTGAACGTATGGCCTGAAATGACTGTGCTGGATAATCTCTTTATTGGAAAGGAACTGACATCATCCATCGGGTTGCTTAATACAAGACAAATGAAAGCGCTCGCCAAAGAACAGTTCGCTAAACTTTCTGTAGACATACCAATGGAACGTCCTGCGGGAGAGTGCTCTGTCGGGCAGCAACAGATGATCGAGATTGCCAAAGCACTAATGACTGATGCCAAGGTCATCATTATGGACGAGCCAACAGCAGCACTTACGGAACGCGAGATTCAGAAGCTGTTTGGTGTAATCAGCTCGCTGAAAAAGGAAGGCGTATCCATCGTGTATATTTCTCACCGAATGGAGGAGATATTTACGATCTGTGACCGGATTACCATCATGCGTGACGGTAGAACGGTAGACACGCAGGCTATTCCACAAACAAGTTTTGATGAAGTGGTTCGGAAAATGGTAGGTCGTGAACTGACTGAGCGTTATCCTGTCCGGAATCCTTCTTATGGTGAAGTTGTTCTGGAAGTAAGGAATGCAAGCAGCAAAGGGTTGTTCGAGAATATTAACTTCACCGTGAGAGCGGGAGAAATCCTTGGTTTCTCAGGACTTATGGGTTCTGGACGAACAGAGATCATGAGAACCATCTTTGGTTTGGATACGTTGGATAGCGGTGAAATCTTCATCCGCGGCAAAAAAGCGAACATTCGTAAACCGGCAGATGCAGTGAAACATGGAATCGGGTTCATTACAGAAGACCGCAAGGATGAAGGGCTGGTATTAGACTTCTCCATTCGCGAGAATATGGCGTTGCCAAATCTGTTCAGTTTCTCAAGCAAAGGTTTCATCTCAGCTTCAAAAGAACAAGACTTCGTAGATACACTGATCAAACGTCTACAGATCAAAACGCAATCCTCCGAGACGGCGGCAAGGAATCTATCCGGGGGGAACCAGCAGAAGGTGGTTATCGCGAAATGGGTTGGTATCGGACCAAGCGTACTTATCCTGGATGAACCTACCCGCGGAGTGGATGTCGGGGCGAAGCGCGAAATCTATGAATTGATGAATGAACTGACTGACCGCGGCGTTGCAATCATCATGGTATCGTCGGAGCTGCCTGAAGTGCTTGGCATGAGCGACCGGATCGCGGTTGTGCATGAGGGACACATCAGTGGCGAGGTTGCAAGGGAAGTAGCAACACAAGAACACATTATGACATTGGCCACAGGGGGACAGTGA
- the rbsC gene encoding ribose ABC transporter permease (functions to transport ribose at high affinity; forms a complex with RbsA2C2B), whose translation MTTMQENKTAKSGFRFSNVIQKLGPLLGLIILILIVSVLNPSFLEPLNILNLLRQVSINALIAFGMTFVILTGGIDLSVGSILALSSAFVANMMLSGLDPILSIIIGVALGGVMGMVNGLMITKGKMAPFIATLATMTIFRGLTLVYTNGNPITGLGDNLLFQLFGRGYLLGIPVPAITMLITFMILWIVLHKTAFGRKTYAIGGNEKASIISGIKVNRVKIMIYSLTGMLAALAGAILTSRLNSAQPTAGTSYELDAIAAVVLGGTSLAGGRGRIVGTLIGVLIIGVLNNGLNLLEVNSFYQMVVKGIVIAIAVLLDRKKTA comes from the coding sequence ATGACAACAATGCAGGAAAACAAAACGGCTAAAAGCGGATTCCGTTTCTCAAACGTGATACAAAAATTGGGACCGCTGCTTGGCTTAATCATTCTTATTCTCATCGTATCGGTGTTGAATCCAAGTTTCTTGGAACCGCTTAATATCTTGAATTTATTGCGTCAAGTCTCGATTAATGCGCTGATTGCCTTTGGTATGACGTTTGTTATCCTGACGGGTGGAATTGATCTGTCGGTCGGCTCAATCTTGGCTTTATCCAGTGCTTTTGTAGCAAACATGATGTTGTCCGGCCTGGATCCGATCTTGTCCATCATTATTGGTGTAGCACTCGGTGGTGTCATGGGTATGGTGAACGGACTGATGATTACCAAAGGTAAAATGGCTCCGTTTATCGCTACACTTGCTACCATGACGATATTCAGAGGACTGACGTTGGTGTACACCAATGGTAATCCAATTACAGGACTCGGGGATAACTTGTTGTTCCAATTGTTCGGCCGCGGTTACCTGCTGGGCATTCCAGTACCTGCAATCACGATGCTGATTACCTTCATGATTCTGTGGATTGTTTTGCATAAAACGGCTTTTGGGCGCAAAACGTACGCCATCGGTGGTAATGAGAAAGCTTCCATTATCTCGGGTATCAAAGTTAATCGCGTGAAAATTATGATCTACTCCCTGACAGGTATGCTCGCTGCTCTGGCAGGTGCAATTCTGACATCGCGTTTGAATTCAGCGCAACCAACGGCAGGAACATCCTACGAGCTGGATGCAATCGCAGCAGTTGTATTGGGTGGTACAAGTCTGGCTGGAGGACGTGGACGCATCGTTGGTACACTGATCGGTGTTCTGATTATCGGCGTGTTGAATAACGGATTGAACTTGCTTGAAGTAAACTCATTTTATCAAATGGTTGTAAAAGGTATCGTTATTGCCATTGCCGTCCTGCTGGACCGCAAGAAAACAGCATAA